A window of Sceloporus undulatus isolate JIND9_A2432 ecotype Alabama unplaced genomic scaffold, SceUnd_v1.1 scaffold_5168, whole genome shotgun sequence genomic DNA:
tccagttctgggagcacaattcaaacagatgttaagaagctggagcatgtccagaggagggaaaccaaaatggtgaacggtctggaaaacatcctctctgaggaatgacttaggagctgggtatgtttagcttggagaagaggttaagactggatatgacagccctgttcagatatttgaagagatgtcctaTTCAGGATGAAGctggcttgctttctgctgtccCAGAGAAAAGGACACAGGACAATGGAAGCAAGTCATATcgctctgacagtgaattatgaagggccctcagtcttcacaggaagtgcaatggattcaggttccttacccacagaggctacattgtcataattctccatcattacagaactgtacacaagtttctgcttcttcgtcaacattTTCCATTCCTCTTCGGTGAAATacaccgccacatccgcaaaggtcacctgcaacagaaaatagccctcatccagagagtgattaaacaaaaggggaggaaagcatatGGTGcactgcaaatattatttcaagatttcagaattcagtccaggaaataaactttaaattctgcaagcaagcaaaaagctacatcTTTTGAGATCctgtttgtctcaaatcctttcaatatataATGATAAACAACATAatttaggccatttctgggatattattgattgataaagatactgactatcccaacatgtatagtacatttagtcaccaatgaattatagtgcatttagccatatctcacctaatttcagaggcaaatttcatttttaaaaaacacttatggggagtactctgggcttgagggccactgggcccaccctcagtTTAGGTtcagagatattcttccatatctcccagcatttcatagatcgggaaaggaagacacatgtggacaagcaacatcagaagggGGTCAGGATGGCCAAAGCTCTTAACAATGAAGATAACACAAGTGAGGAaggttacagcagtttgcttttgcccctgttcctggcaagggcaagaccctgcccccctttgtcctcccctctcccctcttttgagttgatgggatgcacactcttttgaacttggaacacattttgcagcaactgaactgacctaaggagaaggggggaaatgggaggaggacagtgaaataggacattttcaaagccccttcAAAAAATGAGGTgatagaggattaaccaggactctctctgccaaattggggcaGTGTGTtttccgcttgctttcatgagccagcccagacacagatgaaactaacagTCAGgttggcaacttaccaaagagctgttgttcctgggcatcctctttcttttggagcccaactccctccacttggcctctgtgttggccatcaggtgggcaggggtcctggtggccctgcacttggtcacttccaggaaAAGAAACTCCAAAGCCGTGTGCAAGgggtccaagatgaagttcctgagaaaagggcccagggttaggattggcttggcaagaaaccctgtaGCACTCAAAGACACtaagaacagcatcctgctggtgacatacgcagatgacatatgcctcctttgggccaatgcagaggtgggcatccccttcctccctctgcaccaaacaaagccccatggacctagcatagactcactgCAGCTTCCCTACACAACaaatactccatgccttcttagagtgacagggattaggggatggggaattggagaaggccctggttatgtccctgtagctaaatgtgaaatgagtgcatcataaataaccTGCTTCCcctctgcattcctcctcttttccccatcatcagcccctttcccaagaaggctgcatccgcactatagaaataaggcactttgactccgctttaaccactcagtgctatggaatcctgggattttacctttggacacttagccttctctgccaaagagctctcatgccacaacaaactacaaatcccaggattccataggatggaactagaagagttaacacactttagaactggattatttctgcagtgcagatacagcctaa
This region includes:
- the LOC121918152 gene encoding zinc finger protein 39-like, whose translation is MLGPWGFVWCRGRKGMPTSALAQRRHMSSAYVTSRMLFLVSLSATGFLAKPILTLGPFLRNFILDPLHTALEFLFLEVTKCRATRTPAHLMANTEAKWRELGSKRKRMPRNNSSLVTFADVAVYFTEEEWKMLTKKQKLVYSSVMMENYDNVASVGKEPESIALPVKTEGPS